A stretch of DNA from Pseudomonadales bacterium:
GGATCGTGCGGCAGCTCATGGACAGTGCCGATGTGGTCATCGAGAACTTCAAACCCGGCACCATGGAAAAGTGGGGGCTGGGACCGCTGGATCTTGAAAAAACCAATCCGCGTCTCATCTACACCCGCATATCCGGCTACGGCCAGACCGGCCCTTATGCACACAAGCCCGGCTACGCGTCGGTAACTGAAGCTTTCAGTGGCTTCCGTCATCTGAATGGATTTCCAGGAGAGGCACCCGTGCGTCCTAATCTGAGCACGGGAGACACGGTATCTGGTATCCATGCCGCCCTGGGCGTTCTACTTGCGCTGCTGCAGCGCCAGCAGGATGGCGCGGGACAGGTTGTGGATATCGCCCTGTACGAATCCATGTTCAACCTGATGGAAGGTGTGATTCCCGAGTTCAGCGGCGCCGGGGAAATACGCGCACCCTCAGGCACCACGATTACCGGCATCGTGCCGACCAATACCTACCGCTGTGCGGACGGACGCTTCGTGGTCATCGGCGGCAACGGCGATTCGATTTTTGTCCGACTGATGAACGCGGCCGGCAGATCGGACATCGGGGAAGATCCCGCCTGCAGCGACAATCAGGGCCGCGTGCAG
This window harbors:
- a CDS encoding CaiB/BaiF CoA-transferase family protein; the protein is MQSTPAAPGTGPLNGIRVVEVGQLLAGPFAGTLLAYFGATVIKIEPPGRGDPIRGWRTLDPEGTSYWWRSLGRNKLSVTANLRSTAGRRIVRQLMDSADVVIENFKPGTMEKWGLGPLDLEKTNPRLIYTRISGYGQTGPYAHKPGYASVTEAFSGFRHLNGFPGEAPVRPNLSTGDTVSGIHAALGVLLALLQRQQDGAGQVVDIALYESMFNLMEGVIPEFSGAGEIRAPSGTTITGIVPTNTYRCADGRFVVIGGNGDSIFVRLMNAAGRSDIGEDPACSDNQGRVQHQARIDAAIAGWTATLSAAEVVATLEAADVPVGLIYDAQDMLNDPQYQARGMFEEVEVPGGTLTIPALLPKLARTPGTTRWGGPEVGVHRDSVLKDLGYSAAEIEALAANGDI